A section of the Leptolyngbyaceae cyanobacterium genome encodes:
- a CDS encoding response regulator — protein MSTILVVEDSATQRQMIADFLEDYDFQVEIARNGVEALQHLHDSSPDVVLLDVLMPEMNGYEVCRRIKNDPKTQDIPVIMCSAKITQVDRYWGMKIGADAYIGKPFKQNELIETIERFLDNN, from the coding sequence ATGAGTACCATTTTAGTTGTCGAGGATAGCGCTACACAACGGCAGATGATAGCAGATTTCCTTGAAGACTATGATTTTCAGGTCGAAATCGCCCGTAATGGAGTAGAAGCCCTCCAACATTTACATGATTCTTCCCCTGATGTGGTACTGTTAGATGTTCTGATGCCTGAAATGAACGGTTACGAGGTCTGCCGTCGAATTAAAAATGACCCGAAAACTCAAGATATCCCGGTAATTATGTGTTCTGCCAAAATCACGCAAGTCGATCGATATTGGGGTATGAAAATAGGTGCAGATGCTTACATTGGCAAGCCATTTAAACAAAACGAATTGATTGAAACAATCGAGCGTTTTTTGGACAACAATTAA